Proteins from one Pirellulales bacterium genomic window:
- a CDS encoding TlpA family protein disulfide reductase produces MLRLSPIDEAKRPMVAMILLLLAPAAWTVTAMAQEEPAAQQEPAAPAEPAVDPLAVPENASVEELLAFLQRLEGEEPQGTTRAEKIKHFTKILQAMVATSDKILELTMEREPRSTAARTKLAALKLLKRIYPTDKSNNLLEFARSLANDPDPELAAEAEMVLIADKAMSIADGDDAAARSGLADIAAYIQKSKEIDERHVGLARKTAEILEDAGKLELAAEAYEMFAKILAASDNPEVRSYSQKLAGAARKATLIGKPLELTGTKFDGGEFDWASYKGKVVLIDFWATWCGPCRAELPNVLEQYAKYHDKGFEVVGISLDEERGELEAFLKENELPWVTLFSDDPMATGWDHPLATYYGIFGIPATMLVDQKGNVVSLSARGPELAEQLEKLLGPVEDTDTAGGND; encoded by the coding sequence GAAGCGGCCGATGGTCGCAATGATCTTGTTGTTGCTGGCCCCGGCCGCGTGGACCGTGACGGCCATGGCCCAGGAGGAGCCAGCCGCGCAGCAGGAACCGGCCGCGCCGGCCGAACCCGCCGTCGATCCTCTGGCTGTTCCTGAGAACGCGTCGGTTGAAGAATTGCTGGCGTTCTTGCAGCGGTTGGAAGGTGAGGAGCCGCAAGGCACGACGCGTGCTGAAAAGATCAAGCACTTCACCAAGATCTTGCAGGCGATGGTGGCCACGAGCGACAAGATCCTCGAGCTGACCATGGAACGCGAGCCGCGATCCACGGCGGCGCGGACCAAGCTGGCGGCGCTCAAGTTGCTCAAGCGCATCTATCCGACCGACAAGTCGAACAACTTGCTCGAATTCGCCCGGTCGCTGGCCAACGACCCGGATCCCGAGCTGGCCGCCGAAGCGGAGATGGTACTGATCGCCGACAAGGCGATGTCGATTGCCGACGGCGACGATGCGGCAGCGCGCAGCGGCCTGGCCGACATCGCCGCGTATATCCAGAAGTCCAAGGAGATCGACGAACGCCACGTCGGCCTGGCGCGCAAGACGGCCGAGATTCTCGAAGACGCCGGCAAGCTCGAACTGGCCGCCGAGGCCTACGAGATGTTTGCCAAGATTCTCGCCGCGAGCGACAACCCCGAGGTCCGCAGCTATTCACAGAAGCTCGCCGGCGCGGCCCGCAAGGCCACGCTGATCGGCAAGCCGCTGGAACTGACCGGCACGAAATTCGATGGCGGCGAGTTCGATTGGGCGTCGTACAAAGGCAAGGTCGTGCTCATCGACTTCTGGGCGACGTGGTGCGGACCATGTCGGGCCGAGCTGCCCAACGTGCTGGAGCAGTACGCCAAGTATCACGACAAAGGGTTCGAGGTCGTGGGGATCAGCCTCGACGAGGAACGCGGCGAACTCGAGGCCTTTTTGAAGGAAAACGAACTCCCCTGGGTGACGTTGTTCAGCGACGACCCGATGGCCACCGGTTGGGATCATCCGCTGGCCACGTATTACGGCATCTTCGGTATCCCGGCGACGATGCTCGTCGATCAGAAGGGCAACGTCGTGTCGCTTTCGGCCCGCGGGCCCGAGCTGGCAGAACAGCTTGAGAAGCTCTTGGGACCCGTCGAAGACACCGACACCGCAGGCGGCAATGACTAG
- a CDS encoding SDR family oxidoreductase has product MQRLAGQTAVITGGGTGIGQGIALALAREGCRVVIAGRRIDKLREVVKQHQGEVPLEMHECDVADRISVDALFHWAIKTLGRVDILVNNAGINVAKRMLTQLDPADWDRMLAINATGAFNCIRAVVPHMVERKNGLIVNISSVAGKRAGLLGGVGYNASKFAMTALGTSVSLEFGAQGLRVTNVYPGEVDTPILEHRPTPVSAERRSLMLQPEDIAEAVLMVACLPPRAHVAELVIKPTNQDYS; this is encoded by the coding sequence ATGCAGCGTTTGGCAGGTCAGACGGCAGTCATCACCGGAGGTGGCACGGGGATCGGGCAGGGGATTGCGCTGGCCCTGGCGCGCGAAGGGTGCCGCGTGGTGATCGCCGGCCGCCGCATCGATAAGTTGCGCGAAGTCGTCAAGCAACACCAGGGCGAAGTGCCGTTGGAAATGCACGAATGTGACGTCGCCGACCGCATCAGCGTCGACGCATTGTTTCATTGGGCGATCAAGACCCTGGGGCGCGTCGACATCCTTGTGAACAATGCCGGGATCAACGTCGCCAAGCGGATGCTGACGCAGCTCGATCCGGCCGATTGGGACCGGATGCTGGCCATCAACGCCACCGGGGCGTTCAACTGCATCCGCGCCGTCGTTCCGCACATGGTCGAGCGAAAGAACGGCCTGATCGTGAACATCTCGAGCGTGGCCGGCAAACGCGCTGGCCTCTTGGGCGGGGTGGGCTACAACGCCTCAAAGTTTGCCATGACCGCGCTGGGCACCAGCGTGTCACTCGAGTTCGGCGCGCAGGGCCTGCGCGTCACGAACGTCTATCCCGGCGAAGTCGACACGCCGATTCTTGAACACCGGCCGACGCCGGTCAGCGCCGAGCGACGCTCGCTGATGCTGCAGCCCGAGGACATTGCCGAAGCGGTCCTGATGGTGGCCTGCCTGCCACCCCGGGCCCACGTGGCAGAGCTGGTCATCAAGCCGACGAATCAGGATTACAGCTAA
- a CDS encoding CHAD domain-containing protein: MARRGKWLSGVSPQMPASEAARLGLESRLHLVWRYLPLAAQRADEDLEYVHQLRVASRRAVAALECFAEFAPPRGLQKLARDVKRIRKAAGAARDADVLLDHLRERSRQVGDNSWKPVIEIVLQRRHKAQRPIEKVYQRLAERRFGRKIERFLHKVHFRPSADAARTTAGNGSAGVAKARNGEASNGKHGVHVEPTREPSFGQFALTSLSRAVEVFFAAGQADLHDIAALHEFRIRGKALRYSIELFAGAFPPVLREQLYPFVEEMQERLGDVNDHAAAITTFTDLKTDAAARAGELIDRLLIERRAALTEAHTRFLEWWAADRAAELRARFDDLLAGSGGERTAAALSVPTAAPAQGVQPAPEAALESVVPPRRS; encoded by the coding sequence ATGGCTCGCAGGGGAAAATGGTTGAGCGGGGTTTCGCCCCAGATGCCCGCCAGCGAGGCGGCGCGCCTGGGGCTCGAATCGCGCCTGCACCTGGTCTGGCGCTATCTGCCCCTGGCGGCGCAGCGGGCCGACGAAGATCTCGAGTATGTGCATCAATTGCGCGTCGCCTCGCGGCGCGCCGTAGCAGCGCTGGAATGTTTTGCCGAGTTTGCGCCGCCGCGTGGCCTGCAGAAGCTGGCCCGGGACGTCAAGAGAATCCGCAAGGCGGCCGGCGCCGCGCGAGATGCCGATGTGTTGCTGGATCACTTGCGCGAACGGTCGCGCCAGGTGGGCGACAACTCGTGGAAGCCGGTCATCGAAATCGTCCTCCAGCGGCGCCACAAGGCCCAGCGCCCGATCGAAAAGGTGTACCAGCGGCTGGCCGAGAGACGCTTCGGCCGGAAGATCGAACGGTTCTTGCATAAGGTGCATTTTCGGCCGTCGGCCGATGCCGCCAGGACCACGGCCGGCAATGGGTCAGCAGGGGTAGCGAAAGCGCGGAACGGCGAAGCATCGAACGGCAAGCACGGCGTTCACGTCGAGCCCACGCGGGAACCGTCCTTCGGGCAATTTGCCCTGACGAGCTTGAGCCGCGCGGTCGAGGTGTTTTTTGCCGCCGGGCAGGCCGACCTGCATGACATCGCCGCGCTACACGAGTTCCGGATTCGCGGCAAAGCGCTGCGGTATTCGATCGAACTGTTCGCGGGGGCTTTTCCGCCGGTGCTCCGCGAACAGTTGTACCCGTTCGTCGAGGAGATGCAGGAGCGCTTGGGCGATGTCAACGACCATGCGGCCGCGATCACCACGTTTACGGATCTCAAGACCGATGCCGCGGCGCGCGCCGGCGAACTGATCGACCGGCTGCTCATCGAGCGTCGTGCTGCGCTGACCGAGGCCCACACGCGGTTTCTCGAATGGTGGGCGGCCGATCGTGCCGCCGAGTTGCGGGCACGGTTCGACGACTTGCTGGCGGGCTCCGGCGGTGAACGCACAGCCGCCGCCCTGTCCGTGCCGACCGCCGCGCCGGCGCAGGGCGTCCAGCCAGCACCGGAAGCCGCGCTCGAATCGGTCGTCCCGCCCCGGCGTAGCTAG
- a CDS encoding TlpA family protein disulfide reductase yields the protein MRRRRYETSAVWPRQTPLRLRLIAAIAVPFALLLALPLVAEDPPAKNPYLAPAELSGLRLVDFLERMHTRPASIRRRPGYTAAVDNAVERLLAEQPGDKLRARARAIQLEAWHFSASGGDTQADARLLELATALQTDPAPDVARLAKRLVLEGRALALTAEQVAGAEALLAEIRQALTAAAAAGEPLDERFLRLASAISHVVNLIPDDALAGKLLQEFGETFAASKEKIVARTGRNMKFAAGQPRPGSAPAADLKDQVLEIAGKTVDGLDFDWASYRGHVVLVDFWATWCGPCVAELPKVQALYEQYHAQGFDVVGISLDRDREDLEAFLAERRLAWVTLFEDGVERHPLAEKYGVRAIPTAILVDRDGKVISQQARGDELARLLGEIFGSGGPPPTAP from the coding sequence TTGCGACGTCGCCGATATGAAACGTCCGCAGTCTGGCCGCGGCAAACTCCGCTCAGGCTGCGCCTGATCGCGGCGATCGCCGTCCCGTTTGCGCTGTTGTTGGCGCTGCCGCTGGTGGCCGAGGATCCACCGGCGAAGAATCCCTACCTGGCGCCTGCCGAGTTGTCGGGCCTGCGCCTGGTCGATTTCCTGGAGCGCATGCACACGCGCCCGGCATCGATCCGGCGTCGTCCTGGCTATACCGCGGCCGTCGACAACGCGGTCGAGCGCTTGCTCGCCGAACAACCCGGCGACAAGTTGCGCGCGCGGGCCCGAGCGATTCAACTCGAGGCCTGGCATTTTTCCGCCAGTGGAGGCGACACGCAGGCCGACGCCCGCTTGTTGGAACTGGCCACGGCATTGCAGACCGATCCTGCACCGGACGTTGCCCGATTGGCCAAGCGGTTGGTGCTGGAAGGTCGGGCCTTGGCGCTGACGGCCGAACAAGTGGCCGGGGCCGAGGCCTTGTTGGCTGAAATTCGCCAGGCGCTGACCGCTGCCGCCGCGGCGGGCGAACCGCTCGACGAGCGATTTTTGCGGCTCGCCTCGGCGATCAGTCACGTGGTGAACTTGATTCCCGACGACGCGCTTGCCGGCAAGCTGCTGCAGGAGTTCGGCGAGACGTTTGCCGCGAGCAAGGAAAAAATCGTGGCCCGCACGGGGCGCAACATGAAATTTGCGGCCGGACAACCGCGGCCTGGCAGCGCCCCGGCCGCCGATTTGAAGGACCAGGTGCTGGAAATCGCCGGCAAGACGGTCGACGGGCTCGATTTCGATTGGGCTTCGTATCGCGGCCACGTCGTGCTCGTGGATTTTTGGGCGACCTGGTGTGGGCCCTGCGTGGCCGAGCTGCCCAAGGTGCAGGCGCTTTACGAGCAGTACCACGCGCAGGGCTTTGACGTGGTGGGGATCAGCCTGGATCGCGACCGGGAAGACCTCGAGGCGTTCCTGGCCGAGCGTCGGCTGGCCTGGGTCACGCTGTTCGAAGACGGCGTCGAACGGCATCCCCTGGCGGAAAAATATGGAGTTCGCGCAATTCCCACGGCCATTCTCGTCGATCGCGACGGCAAGGTGATCAGCCAACAGGCCCGGGGTGACGAACTCGCGCGGCTGCTGGGCGAGATTTTTGGGTCAGGCGGCCCCCCGCCCACCGCGCCCTGA
- a CDS encoding transglutaminase-like domain-containing protein, with protein MLALRALVWFLVVLAATCVPGSATAKGFRLRIWPRTEKPQTPSRSVAAATRTASPPAAADAEAVSTPPLPADAGRLARDWASAHGFDLEPRTEEEALFTDLADGQLERVPLWDAALMASQVFDAARLGRYREVFSAWIDECRAQVDRRLPPLEQAGALFDLMHREILHGGYQVDCTDLAELIEYGRFNCVSSALLYGCLCQECGLDVRGVELPGHAYCIVSAGTRAVDVETTCPRWFAVLDDPARQQELLARTLGAAHPARRGGRRIVPLASLVGIIYYNRGVECLEHEQFAAALAANVKALRVDASSVSAWGNLLAAINNWSLSRSGTGEYAAAVRLLDQGAQLAPQHKLFQSNRLAIYQRWFEELAAADRSAEAVRLAESVDLSDAIWHDICLNVYRGHALKLASSAQLDDSLATLAAAKHRLGARSELASAEAEAISTAATAYEGQGHYEQALAAWQQGLTRRPGEPRFVTGRRELLIRWSNLALESGDFPAALARATWQTAPASFDAALGAQVRLVYQAWIKQLALSRDVAAIERVAKRASEDSWLVSRTSAWDMIADSLQQHLREAFAGGKHEAAAQLLHDWAQIESLRSSPYWSELLATAFLGFRDAANEAIRAADVGTAVRLQQAVAADPTLGQVPDFLIQARSWPAAAARQ; from the coding sequence GTGCTCGCGTTGCGCGCCCTGGTTTGGTTCCTGGTTGTCCTCGCGGCAACGTGCGTCCCTGGCTCGGCGACGGCCAAGGGATTTCGCCTGCGCATCTGGCCCCGGACGGAAAAGCCGCAAACTCCCTCGCGTTCGGTCGCCGCGGCAACGCGTACGGCCTCTCCGCCTGCCGCCGCGGATGCCGAGGCCGTTTCGACGCCCCCCTTGCCGGCCGACGCCGGACGATTGGCCCGCGACTGGGCCTCTGCCCATGGTTTCGACCTTGAGCCACGGACCGAGGAAGAGGCCCTGTTTACCGACCTGGCCGACGGGCAACTCGAGCGTGTCCCGCTATGGGATGCGGCCTTGATGGCCAGCCAGGTCTTCGATGCGGCCCGCCTGGGGCGTTACCGCGAGGTTTTTTCTGCCTGGATCGACGAATGCCGCGCGCAGGTCGATCGCCGGTTGCCCCCGCTCGAGCAGGCCGGCGCCTTGTTCGACCTGATGCACCGCGAGATTCTTCACGGGGGTTACCAGGTCGATTGCACCGATCTTGCCGAGTTGATCGAGTACGGCCGGTTTAACTGCGTCAGCTCAGCCTTGCTCTACGGCTGTCTTTGCCAGGAATGCGGTTTGGACGTCCGGGGCGTCGAGTTGCCCGGACATGCCTACTGCATCGTCTCTGCCGGAACGCGAGCGGTCGACGTCGAGACCACATGTCCGCGCTGGTTCGCCGTGCTGGACGACCCGGCCCGGCAACAGGAGCTGCTCGCGCGGACGTTGGGCGCGGCGCATCCTGCCCGCCGCGGCGGTCGCCGAATCGTCCCCTTGGCGTCGCTGGTCGGGATCATCTACTACAACCGCGGCGTCGAGTGTCTCGAGCACGAACAATTCGCCGCCGCTCTGGCCGCCAACGTCAAAGCGCTACGCGTCGACGCCTCCAGCGTCTCGGCCTGGGGCAACCTGCTGGCGGCGATCAACAACTGGTCGCTGTCGCGCAGTGGCACGGGTGAATATGCCGCGGCCGTGCGGCTCTTGGACCAAGGTGCGCAACTGGCGCCCCAGCACAAGCTGTTTCAATCGAATCGCCTGGCGATTTATCAACGCTGGTTCGAGGAGCTCGCCGCGGCAGACCGTTCGGCCGAGGCCGTGCGACTGGCCGAGTCAGTCGACCTGAGCGATGCGATCTGGCACGACATCTGCCTGAACGTCTATCGCGGCCATGCCTTGAAGCTCGCTTCGTCCGCGCAACTCGACGATTCCCTCGCGACGCTTGCGGCCGCCAAACACCGCTTGGGGGCGCGCAGCGAGTTGGCCTCGGCTGAGGCCGAAGCCATCTCGACCGCTGCCACGGCCTACGAAGGACAAGGCCACTACGAACAAGCCCTGGCGGCGTGGCAACAGGGGCTGACGCGCCGCCCCGGCGAGCCGCGATTCGTCACCGGCCGGCGCGAGCTGCTGATCCGCTGGTCGAACCTGGCGCTCGAGTCCGGCGATTTTCCTGCCGCGCTCGCCCGAGCGACCTGGCAGACCGCGCCCGCCTCGTTCGATGCCGCCTTGGGAGCCCAGGTACGGCTGGTCTACCAGGCCTGGATCAAGCAGCTCGCCTTGTCCCGCGACGTCGCCGCGATCGAACGCGTCGCCAAACGGGCCAGCGAAGATTCGTGGCTCGTGTCGCGGACCAGCGCCTGGGACATGATCGCCGACTCGTTGCAGCAGCACCTGCGCGAAGCGTTTGCCGGCGGCAAGCATGAGGCGGCTGCCCAACTGCTGCACGATTGGGCGCAAATCGAGTCGTTGCGATCGTCGCCGTACTGGTCCGAGCTGCTCGCGACCGCGTTCCTCGGATTCCGCGACGCCGCCAACGAGGCGATTCGCGCCGCCGACGTGGGCACGGCAGTGCGGCTCCAGCAGGCCGTCGCGGCCGATCCAACGCTGGGCCAGGTGCCCGACTTTCTGATCCAGGCCCGTAGCTGGCCGGCCGCTGCCGCCCGGCAATAG
- a CDS encoding 2-oxoacid:ferredoxin oxidoreductase subunit beta — protein MSVDTTLPVLTPDDFASDQDVRWCPGCGDYSILKQMKVALAAIGVPREQTVFVSGIGCSSRFPYYMNTYGIHSIHGRAPAVATGLKVSRPELSVWVITGDGDALSIGGNHLMHAIRRNLDINIILFNNRIYGLTKGQYSPTSVLGQVTKSTPMGVVDNPLSPLSVAIGCEATFVARSVDVYAKHLVDTLQRAAAHKGTSFVEVYQNCSVFNDGAWDYATDKSSKSDTVLELTHGKPLIFGANKDKGIRLNGTLPEVVTLGQGVREDDLLFHDAHTPEPTLAYLLSRMRQPDFPEPIGVFRDVQAPCYEDGIARQIDDARQARGPGDLQRLFASGETWTVE, from the coding sequence ATGAGCGTTGACACGACCCTGCCGGTTTTGACCCCCGATGATTTTGCCAGCGATCAAGATGTGCGCTGGTGCCCGGGCTGTGGCGATTACTCGATTCTGAAACAGATGAAGGTGGCGCTGGCCGCAATCGGCGTGCCGCGCGAACAGACGGTGTTCGTCTCGGGGATCGGTTGTTCGAGCCGTTTCCCGTACTACATGAATACCTACGGCATCCACTCGATTCACGGCCGGGCCCCGGCCGTGGCGACGGGCCTGAAGGTTTCGCGTCCTGAACTTAGCGTCTGGGTCATCACCGGCGACGGCGACGCGTTGAGCATCGGCGGCAATCACCTGATGCACGCCATCCGCCGCAACCTGGACATCAACATCATCCTGTTCAACAACCGCATTTATGGCCTGACCAAGGGGCAATACTCGCCAACTTCGGTCTTGGGCCAGGTGACCAAGAGCACCCCGATGGGTGTGGTCGACAACCCGCTCTCGCCGCTGTCGGTCGCCATCGGTTGTGAAGCGACCTTTGTGGCCCGCAGCGTCGACGTCTATGCCAAGCACCTGGTCGATACGTTGCAGCGTGCGGCGGCCCACAAGGGCACGTCGTTCGTCGAGGTCTATCAGAACTGCAGCGTATTCAACGACGGCGCCTGGGACTACGCCACGGACAAGTCCAGCAAGAGCGATACCGTGCTCGAATTGACGCACGGCAAGCCGCTGATCTTCGGCGCCAATAAGGACAAGGGTATTCGCCTCAACGGCACCCTGCCCGAGGTGGTCACGCTGGGCCAGGGCGTGCGCGAGGACGATCTGCTGTTTCACGACGCGCATACCCCGGAGCCGACGTTGGCCTATCTGCTCAGCCGGATGCGCCAGCCCGACTTCCCCGAGCCGATCGGCGTGTTCCGCGACGTGCAGGCCCCCTGCTACGAAGACGGCATTGCCCGTCAGATCGACGACGCCCGCCAGGCCCGCGGTCCTGGCGACCTGCAGCGGCTGTTTGCCTCGGGCGAGACCTGGACAGTCGAATAA
- the ribB gene encoding 3,4-dihydroxy-2-butanone-4-phosphate synthase produces MSLDYSTIEQAVDAIGRGEAIIVVDAEDRENEGDFICAADKVTPELVNFMISQGRGQLCMPILPELAERLKLPMMVEQNTAPLQTAFTVPVDHRTAKTGITAQERATTIRAIVDPASKPSDFVRPGHLFPLVAKEGGVLRRAGHTEAAVDLARLAGLAPAGVLCEILDDTGMRANRETLCELARTHHLQIITIEELIRYRRQREKLVYRLAEADLPTRYGVGRIIGYGVKFESQQPVVLSIGDLSSVVAPLVRLHSSCFTGDLLGSLRCDCGDQLHLALEMIRSEGVGVLVYLPQEGRGIGLIDKIKAYHLQDQGLDTVEANHALGYRADMRDYGVGIQILKDLGLSKIRLLTNNPKKTDAFIYGGFDLQVVDQVPIAPPTNEYNARYLATKREKLGHHLPEEG; encoded by the coding sequence ATGTCGCTCGACTATTCGACCATCGAACAAGCCGTCGACGCGATCGGCCGCGGCGAGGCGATCATCGTCGTCGACGCCGAGGATCGCGAAAACGAGGGTGACTTCATCTGTGCGGCCGACAAGGTCACGCCCGAGCTGGTGAACTTCATGATCAGCCAGGGGCGCGGCCAGCTCTGCATGCCAATCCTCCCCGAGCTGGCCGAGCGGCTCAAGCTGCCGATGATGGTCGAGCAGAACACGGCGCCGCTGCAAACGGCCTTTACCGTGCCCGTCGATCACCGCACGGCGAAGACCGGCATCACCGCGCAAGAGCGAGCCACGACGATTCGCGCCATCGTCGACCCGGCCAGCAAGCCGAGCGATTTTGTCCGGCCGGGACACCTGTTCCCGCTCGTGGCCAAGGAGGGCGGCGTCTTGCGCCGCGCCGGACACACCGAGGCGGCCGTCGATCTGGCCCGGCTCGCGGGGCTGGCGCCGGCAGGCGTGCTCTGCGAAATCCTCGACGATACCGGGATGCGCGCCAATCGCGAGACGCTGTGCGAGCTGGCCCGCACGCATCACCTGCAGATCATCACGATCGAAGAGTTGATCCGCTATCGCCGCCAACGCGAAAAGCTCGTCTATCGCCTGGCCGAAGCCGATCTGCCAACGCGCTACGGCGTGGGCCGCATCATCGGCTACGGCGTGAAGTTCGAGTCGCAGCAGCCGGTCGTGCTGTCGATCGGCGACTTGAGTTCGGTCGTCGCGCCGCTGGTGCGGCTGCATTCTTCCTGCTTCACGGGCGACCTGCTCGGTTCGTTGCGCTGCGACTGCGGCGATCAACTGCATCTGGCCCTCGAGATGATCCGCAGCGAGGGCGTGGGCGTGCTCGTCTATTTGCCGCAGGAAGGCCGGGGAATCGGCCTGATCGACAAGATCAAGGCCTATCACCTGCAAGACCAGGGGCTCGACACCGTCGAGGCCAACCACGCGCTGGGCTATCGCGCCGACATGCGAGATTACGGCGTCGGCATCCAGATTCTCAAAGACCTGGGCCTGTCGAAGATTCGCCTGTTGACGAACAATCCGAAAAAGACCGACGCCTTCATCTACGGCGGCTTCGACCTGCAAGTGGTCGATCAGGTGCCGATCGCGCCTCCGACCAACGAGTACAACGCCCGCTACCTGGCCACGAAGCGCGAGAAGCTGGGACACCACCTGCCCGAAGAGGGCTAA
- a CDS encoding 2-oxoacid:acceptor oxidoreductase subunit alpha, whose translation MATTTGPSKSVVELSSATVRFCGDSGDGMQLAGSQMTLTSALVGNDVATFPDFPAEIRAPRGKKFGVSGFQIHFASKDIYTPGDQVDALVAMNPAALVTNLTDLVPGGVLIVNADEFNKNNLRLAECATNPLEDNSLANYQLFSVDMTRLTRAAVEDLGLGVKESDRCRNFFAMGLVFWLYDRPLEPTLRYIDDKFGKKPAIAEANRRALTAGYNYGETTDAFVSQYRVEKAKLPAGKYKNITGNQATAYGLLAAANRSGCELFFAGYPITPASDILHELSRHKNFGVRTFQAEDEIAAVTSLIGAAYGGAMAVTASSGPGIALKAEGAALAVMTELPLIIINVQRGGPSTGLPTKTEQADLLQAMFGRNGECPLAILAPRSPADCFEIVQEAWEIAVNFMTPVMVLSDGYLANGSEPWRIPDVSTLSKIAVEHPPGPQNGSLFYPYLRNEKLARPWAIPGTPGLMHRIGGIEKQDKTGSISYDPKNHQHMVDTRANKIAGIAQHLPLQTVDGPERGRLLVLSWGGTYGACQTAVRDALERGLSVAHCHLRYLNPLPRNLGEILRSYDRVLVPELNRGQLRLLVRSEFLVDCQGLNKVQGKPFTVKELSRQIDQMLG comes from the coding sequence ATGGCTACCACTACAGGGCCGTCCAAGTCAGTGGTGGAACTGTCTTCCGCCACGGTCCGCTTCTGCGGCGACTCGGGGGATGGCATGCAGTTGGCCGGGTCACAAATGACCCTTACGTCGGCACTGGTGGGCAACGACGTGGCCACGTTTCCCGACTTTCCGGCTGAAATCCGCGCGCCGCGCGGTAAGAAGTTCGGAGTCAGCGGGTTTCAGATTCACTTTGCTAGCAAAGATATCTACACCCCGGGCGATCAAGTCGACGCGCTGGTGGCGATGAACCCGGCGGCGCTGGTGACGAACCTGACTGACCTGGTGCCCGGCGGCGTGCTGATCGTCAACGCCGACGAGTTCAACAAGAACAATCTTCGACTCGCGGAGTGCGCGACTAACCCGCTCGAAGACAACAGCCTGGCCAACTACCAGTTGTTCTCGGTCGACATGACGCGGTTAACCCGCGCCGCGGTCGAAGACCTGGGGCTCGGCGTCAAGGAAAGCGATCGCTGCCGGAACTTTTTCGCCATGGGGCTGGTGTTCTGGCTCTACGACCGGCCGCTCGAGCCGACGCTGCGCTACATCGACGACAAGTTCGGCAAAAAGCCGGCGATCGCCGAGGCCAACCGCCGGGCCCTGACGGCGGGCTACAACTATGGCGAGACGACCGACGCGTTCGTCAGCCAATATCGCGTGGAGAAGGCCAAGCTGCCGGCCGGCAAGTACAAGAACATCACCGGCAACCAGGCCACGGCCTATGGCCTGCTGGCCGCCGCGAATCGCAGCGGCTGCGAGCTGTTCTTCGCCGGCTACCCGATCACGCCGGCCAGTGACATCTTGCACGAGCTGTCGCGGCACAAGAATTTCGGCGTCCGCACGTTCCAGGCCGAGGACGAGATCGCCGCGGTCACCTCGCTGATCGGCGCCGCGTATGGCGGCGCGATGGCCGTCACCGCTTCGAGCGGCCCGGGCATCGCGCTCAAGGCCGAAGGCGCCGCGTTGGCGGTGATGACCGAGCTGCCGCTGATCATCATCAACGTGCAGCGCGGTGGCCCCAGCACCGGCCTGCCGACGAAGACCGAGCAGGCCGACCTGCTGCAGGCCATGTTCGGACGCAACGGCGAATGCCCGCTGGCGATCCTGGCGCCGCGCAGCCCCGCGGATTGCTTCGAGATCGTGCAAGAGGCTTGGGAGATTGCCGTCAACTTCATGACGCCCGTGATGGTGCTGTCCGACGGCTACCTGGCGAACGGCTCGGAACCCTGGCGGATCCCGGACGTGTCGACCCTGTCGAAGATCGCAGTCGAACACCCGCCGGGCCCGCAAAACGGTTCGCTGTTCTATCCCTACCTGCGCAACGAGAAGCTCGCCCGGCCGTGGGCGATTCCCGGAACACCGGGCTTGATGCACCGCATCGGCGGCATCGAAAAGCAGGACAAGACCGGCAGCATCAGCTACGACCCGAAGAATCACCAGCACATGGTTGATACCCGCGCCAACAAAATCGCCGGCATCGCGCAGCATCTGCCGCTGCAGACGGTCGACGGGCCCGAGCGAGGCCGGCTGCTGGTGCTCAGCTGGGGCGGTACATATGGCGCTTGCCAAACGGCCGTCCGCGACGCGCTGGAACGCGGCCTGTCGGTGGCCCATTGCCACCTGCGCTACCTGAATCCGCTGCCGCGCAACCTCGGCGAGATTCTCCGCAGCTACGATCGGGTGCTCGTGCCCGAGCTGAACCGCGGCCAGTTGCGGCTGCTGGTGCGGAGCGAGTTCCTCGTCGATTGCCAGGGGCTCAACAAAGTCCAGGGCAAGCCGTTTACCGTCAAGGAACTGAGTCGCCAGATCGACCAAATGCTCGGCTAA